One genomic window of Heptranchias perlo isolate sHepPer1 chromosome 12, sHepPer1.hap1, whole genome shotgun sequence includes the following:
- the gatd1 gene encoding glutamine amidotransferase-like class 1 domain-containing protein 1, with the protein MSSKPSCLMVLSAAAGGVSAQSFYHSYTLCSTAFNLQIATPGGKPMDFADMDENNVRWIQDFRMKPYANPAKLESIDGARYNAILIPNCPGAMVDLATSGYLAKILQHFCAEKKPICVVGHGVAALCCATNQDKSWIFQGYSITGPSVFELVRRKDFASLPIIVEDFVKDSGATFSASEPDAVHVVVDRHLITGQNDQSTLTAIQNLILFCNVRK; encoded by the exons ATGTCTTCCAAACCCAGCTGCCTGATGGTGCTCAGCGCTGCCGCTGGAG GTGTATCCGCACAATCGTTCTATCACTCCTATACGCTATGTAGCACAGCTTTTAACCTGCAGATTGCCACTCCAGGG GGGAAGCCGATGGATTTTGCGGATATGGATGAGAATAACGTGCGCTGGATCCAGGACTTCCGTATGAAGCCATATGCAAACCCGGCTAAGTTGGAGTCAATTGATG GTGCTAGGTACAATGCTATCCTGATTCCTAACTGTCCTGGTGCTATGGTAGACCTTGCAACCAGTGGATACCTGGCCAAGATTCTTCAGCATTTCTGCGCCGAGAAAA AGCCAATTTGTGTGGTCGGACATGGAGTTGCTGCTTTGTGTTGTGCTACCAACCAGGACAAGTCGTGGATATTCCAGGGATACAGCATCACTGGA CCCTCTGTCTTTGAgctagtgaggaggaaagatttTGCCAGCCTTCCCATCATTGTGGAGGATTTTGTGAAAGACTCTGGAGCCACCTTCAGTG CTAGTGAACCAGATGCTGTCCATGTGGTGGTCGACAGACACCTTATAACTGGGCAGAATGACCAGTCTACTCTCACTGCCATCCAGAACCTCATTCTTTTCTGTAATGTAAG GAAATGA